The Lachnospiraceae bacterium oral taxon 500 genome window below encodes:
- the xth gene encoding exodeoxyribonuclease III, translating into MKQFISWNVNGIRAAVGKGFYEYFQNQQADFFCLQETKIQPEQVTLDLPGYHQYFNYAKTKKGYSGTAIFSKEEPLAVTYDIGVPEHDQEGRVITLEMPEFFLVTVYTPNSKRELERLPDRMNFEDAFRQYLVSLNQKKPVIVCGDLNVAHQEIDLANPKSNRRNAGFTDEEREKMTALLAAGFTDSFRYLYPNKTEAYSWWSYFGKARERNIGWRIDYFLVSNDFKDRIADAEIHADVMGSDHCPVVLYLSE; encoded by the coding sequence ATGAAACAATTTATTTCATGGAATGTCAATGGAATCCGGGCTGCTGTCGGCAAGGGTTTTTATGAATATTTTCAAAATCAGCAGGCAGATTTTTTTTGTTTGCAGGAAACAAAAATTCAGCCGGAGCAAGTAACGCTTGATTTGCCGGGCTATCATCAATATTTTAATTATGCCAAGACCAAGAAGGGCTATTCGGGCACAGCCATTTTCAGTAAAGAAGAGCCGCTGGCCGTGACTTATGATATCGGCGTGCCGGAGCATGATCAGGAGGGGCGGGTGATTACGCTGGAAATGCCGGAGTTCTTTCTGGTGACGGTCTACACGCCTAATTCCAAGCGGGAACTGGAGCGTTTGCCCGACCGCATGAACTTTGAGGATGCGTTTCGCCAATATCTTGTCAGCTTAAATCAAAAGAAGCCGGTTATTGTTTGCGGTGACTTAAATGTGGCGCATCAGGAGATTGATTTGGCCAATCCCAAGTCGAACCGCCGCAATGCCGGATTTACCGATGAGGAAAGGGAAAAGATGACCGCTCTTTTGGCGGCCGGATTTACGGATTCTTTTCGCTATTTGTATCCGAATAAAACCGAGGCGTATTCGTGGTGGTCTTATTTCGGTAAGGCCAGAGAGCGGAATATCGGCTGGAGAATCGACTATTTTCTGGTGTCGAATGATTTTAAGGACAGAATCGCGGATGCGGAGATTCATGCCGATGTGATGGGGAGCGACCATTGTCCGGTGGTATTATATCTCTCTGAGTAA
- a CDS encoding nucleoside kinase — translation MQTEKKQEKNLCLKDLAEKEQKSFAGRIVLAEVNGSLKELTRKVKANDQVRWLDATTPDGYRTVQRGLSFLLVWAVQQVLEKQGKQGYETEIEFSINQGFYCEIRALKDGTCLPADAAFLQQVSEQMKKCIKEDMPLRKHQLKTKEVAGLFHKQGMPDKAKLMKYRRASETNVYELEGYLDYFYGYMVPSAGYLPDFSLHPYENGFILQMPERQTPDKAAVFAPDRKLFEVLKTTMDWGRLIRVENAAELNGMIENGRMKDLILVTEALMEKTISEIGAQIAANIDKKKFVFIAGPSSSGKTTFAHRLAIQLLANGIRAKIISVDDYFVDREKTPRDENGNYDFETIEAIDVAGFNRDMADLLAGKPVRLPRFDFVAGVREYADTPTELLEHEILVVEGIHCLNDALTYSLPAENKYKIYISALTQLNLDEHNRIPTTDGRCIRRMVRDFQYRGASAEKTLMMWNSVRRGEEKYIFPYQESADFMFNSAHIYELAILKQYADPLLFHIPETSPVYNEARRLLKFLDYFLGYGSENVPGNSILREFIGGSVFRS, via the coding sequence ATGCAAACCGAAAAAAAACAGGAAAAAAATCTTTGTTTAAAAGATCTGGCAGAAAAAGAACAAAAGAGTTTTGCCGGCCGGATTGTATTAGCGGAAGTCAATGGCAGCCTGAAGGAATTGACCAGAAAAGTGAAAGCAAATGATCAAGTCCGCTGGCTGGATGCGACAACACCGGACGGGTATCGGACGGTGCAGAGAGGGCTGTCTTTTTTGCTGGTGTGGGCAGTACAGCAGGTACTGGAAAAGCAGGGCAAACAAGGTTATGAAACGGAGATTGAGTTTTCCATTAATCAGGGCTTTTATTGTGAAATCAGGGCGCTGAAAGATGGCACCTGTCTGCCGGCGGATGCCGCTTTTTTGCAGCAGGTGTCAGAGCAAATGAAAAAGTGCATCAAAGAAGATATGCCGCTGCGCAAGCATCAGTTAAAAACCAAGGAAGTGGCCGGGCTTTTTCACAAACAGGGCATGCCGGACAAAGCCAAGCTGATGAAATACCGTCGGGCATCGGAAACCAATGTTTATGAGCTTGAAGGCTATTTGGATTATTTTTACGGCTATATGGTGCCGAGTGCCGGATATTTGCCGGATTTTTCGCTGCATCCCTATGAAAACGGCTTTATTTTGCAGATGCCGGAGCGGCAGACGCCGGATAAGGCGGCTGTTTTTGCACCGGACCGGAAACTGTTTGAAGTCTTAAAAACAACGATGGACTGGGGACGTCTGATTCGGGTGGAAAACGCGGCGGAACTAAACGGCATGATTGAAAACGGCCGAATGAAAGATTTGATTTTGGTGACGGAAGCGCTGATGGAGAAAACGATTTCCGAGATCGGCGCCCAGATTGCCGCTAATATTGATAAGAAAAAGTTTGTCTTTATTGCCGGTCCCTCGTCTTCCGGCAAAACAACCTTTGCTCACCGGCTGGCGATTCAGCTATTGGCGAACGGAATTCGGGCTAAGATTATTTCGGTCGATGACTATTTTGTTGACCGGGAAAAAACACCGCGGGATGAAAACGGCAATTATGATTTTGAAACGATTGAAGCAATTGACGTGGCCGGCTTTAACCGGGATATGGCTGACCTTTTGGCCGGTAAGCCCGTGCGTTTGCCGAGGTTTGACTTTGTGGCCGGAGTCAGGGAGTACGCCGATACTCCGACCGAGCTGCTGGAGCATGAGATTTTGGTGGTTGAGGGGATTCATTGCTTAAACGATGCCCTGACCTACTCTTTGCCGGCGGAAAATAAATATAAAATTTATATCAGTGCGTTGACTCAGCTGAACTTGGATGAGCACAACCGGATTCCGACCACTGACGGCCGCTGTATTCGCCGGATGGTGCGGGATTTTCAGTATCGCGGGGCATCGGCTGAAAAAACTTTAATGATGTGGAACTCGGTGCGCCGGGGCGAGGAGAAATATATTTTCCCCTATCAGGAATCGGCGGACTTTATGTTTAATTCGGCGCATATTTATGAACTGGCGATTTTAAAACAATATGCCGATCCGCTGCTGTTTCATATTCCGGAAACTTCTCCGGTTTATAATGAGGCTCGGCGGCTGTTAAAGTTTTTGGACTATTTTCTGGGCTACGGCAGTGAAAATGTGCCTGGTAATTCAATCCTGCGCGAATTTATCGGCGGCAGTGTATTTCGCAGTTAA
- a CDS encoding RNA polymerase sigma factor RpoD, whose translation MGDIENPKLTEYLEKLVNEAKRKKNVLEYRQIEDSLKDIELDSEDIEHMYDYLDKMGIDVLGMAVDEEEEEDDDEEIELDLTLPDGINIDDPVRMYLKEIGKVPLLSADEEVELAQKMGEGDVKARQQLTEANLRLVVSIAKRYVGRGMLFLDLIQEGNLGLMKAVEKFDYTKGYKFSTYATWWIRQAITRAIADQARTIRIPVHMVETINKLIRVSRQLLQELGRDPLPEEIAEELDMPVDKVREILKISQEPVSLETPIGEEEDSHLGDFIQDDNVPVPADAAAFTLLKEQLVDVLKTLTDREQKVLNLRFGLTDGRARTLEEVGKEFNVTRERIRQIEAKALRKLRHPSRSRKLKDYLE comes from the coding sequence ATGGGCGATATTGAAAATCCAAAATTAACGGAATATTTAGAAAAACTGGTCAATGAAGCAAAACGGAAGAAGAATGTGCTGGAATACCGTCAAATTGAGGATTCTTTGAAAGATATCGAACTGGACTCGGAAGATATCGAGCATATGTATGACTATCTCGATAAAATGGGAATTGACGTTCTGGGCATGGCCGTTGACGAGGAAGAGGAAGAAGATGACGACGAAGAAATCGAGTTGGATCTGACTCTGCCCGACGGTATCAATATTGACGATCCGGTCAGGATGTATTTAAAAGAAATCGGAAAAGTGCCGCTGCTGTCGGCGGATGAGGAAGTAGAACTGGCTCAAAAAATGGGCGAGGGCGATGTTAAGGCCAGACAGCAGCTGACGGAAGCCAATTTGCGTTTGGTGGTCAGCATTGCCAAGCGCTATGTCGGCCGGGGAATGCTGTTCTTGGACTTGATTCAGGAAGGCAATCTGGGCCTGATGAAAGCGGTGGAAAAGTTTGATTATACCAAGGGCTATAAGTTCAGTACCTATGCTACCTGGTGGATTCGGCAGGCGATTACCAGAGCCATTGCCGATCAGGCCAGAACGATTCGGATTCCGGTGCATATGGTCGAAACAATCAATAAGCTGATTCGGGTATCGCGTCAGCTCTTGCAGGAACTGGGCCGCGACCCGCTGCCGGAGGAAATTGCCGAGGAACTGGATATGCCGGTTGATAAGGTGAGAGAGATTTTAAAGATTTCGCAGGAACCGGTTTCTTTGGAAACGCCGATCGGCGAAGAAGAGGACAGCCATTTGGGCGACTTTATTCAGGATGACAATGTGCCGGTACCGGCTGATGCGGCGGCTTTTACCCTGCTGAAAGAGCAGCTGGTTGATGTCCTTAAAACCTTAACTGACCGGGAGCAGAAGGTGCTCAATCTCCGTTTTGGCCTGACGGACGGCCGGGCCAGAACGCTGGAAGAAGTGGGCAAGGAGTTTAATGTTACCAGAGAGCGGATTCGTCAGATTGAGGCCAAGGCGCTGCGCAAGCTCCGTCACCCCAGCCGCAGCCGGAAATTGAAAGATTATTTGGAATAG
- a CDS encoding DNA primase: MYYKEDLIEEIRQQNDIVEVVGQYVHLEKKGGSYFGLCPFHNEKTPSFSVSPDKQMYYCFGCGNGGNVFTFIMEYENFNFQEAIAYLADRAKIRLPEAELSEAERKKQEYRKSLYDANYQAARYYYYCLTHEAYGRVARQYLEQRNISAETAKKFALGYATVYRDDLFRFLTGKGFSPQQLVDAGLAMPDKQKKDRYYDRFFNRLMFPIWDSQNRVIAFGGRVFGDALPKYLNSPETEIFDKSKNLYGLNLAKSSRQPYFLLAEGYMDVISLQEAGFDNTVASLGTAFTKNHAHTIKRYVQKVYLSYDSDGAGVQAALRAIPILKSEGIEARVIRLQTAKDPDELIQKQGKAAFEQAIEQALPSFMFEIEQEAKKYDLADPADQVRFSEEVVRRLLTLDSKLEINSYRDAIIRRYALNAEGINDFLAKKGKEQGIAKFNNSENYKKERQRAFGGAEEELISVIVSHRRVFAAVQPYIKAEHFQNEFYRKLFELTAAVYEEGGTPDPVVMMHHFPEVGDQKKIASLFSRRLEPDNQAQLEQLITDAVRTMREFALKEKQKQEKDPNELLKMIEEKKKLLQFKIELGD; encoded by the coding sequence ATGTATTACAAGGAAGACCTGATTGAAGAGATCAGACAGCAAAACGACATCGTGGAAGTGGTCGGGCAATATGTGCATTTGGAAAAAAAGGGCGGTTCGTATTTTGGGCTATGCCCTTTTCATAATGAAAAAACTCCGTCCTTTTCCGTCAGCCCCGACAAGCAGATGTACTACTGTTTCGGCTGCGGCAACGGCGGTAATGTTTTTACCTTTATCATGGAGTATGAAAACTTCAATTTTCAGGAGGCGATTGCCTATTTGGCGGATCGGGCCAAGATTCGCCTGCCGGAAGCGGAACTGAGTGAAGCGGAACGGAAAAAGCAGGAATACAGGAAAAGCCTGTATGACGCTAATTACCAGGCGGCGCGGTACTATTATTATTGTTTAACGCATGAAGCCTACGGCCGGGTGGCTAGACAGTATTTAGAGCAGAGAAATATTTCCGCGGAAACGGCTAAAAAGTTTGCGCTGGGCTATGCTACGGTCTACCGGGACGATTTGTTCCGCTTTTTAACCGGCAAGGGTTTTTCCCCGCAGCAGTTAGTGGATGCGGGCCTGGCCATGCCGGATAAGCAGAAAAAAGACAGATATTATGACCGTTTTTTTAACCGGCTGATGTTTCCCATCTGGGACAGCCAAAACCGGGTGATTGCTTTCGGCGGTCGGGTTTTTGGCGACGCTTTGCCCAAGTATTTAAACTCGCCGGAAACGGAGATTTTTGACAAATCGAAAAACCTATATGGTTTGAACCTGGCCAAATCCAGCCGCCAGCCGTATTTTTTGCTGGCTGAGGGCTATATGGATGTAATCAGTTTGCAGGAAGCGGGGTTTGACAATACGGTGGCCTCTTTAGGCACGGCTTTTACCAAAAATCATGCCCATACGATTAAGCGCTATGTGCAAAAGGTGTATTTGAGTTATGACTCGGACGGAGCCGGTGTTCAGGCAGCGCTGCGGGCGATTCCAATCCTGAAATCCGAAGGGATTGAAGCCCGGGTGATTCGCCTGCAAACAGCCAAGGATCCGGATGAATTGATTCAAAAGCAGGGGAAAGCTGCTTTTGAACAGGCGATTGAACAGGCGCTGCCCAGTTTTATGTTTGAGATTGAGCAGGAAGCGAAAAAATATGACTTGGCTGATCCGGCCGATCAAGTCCGTTTTTCCGAGGAAGTTGTCCGCCGGCTTTTGACACTGGATTCCAAATTGGAGATTAACAGCTACCGGGATGCGATTATTCGCCGGTATGCCTTGAATGCCGAAGGAATAAATGATTTTCTGGCAAAAAAAGGAAAAGAGCAGGGGATAGCGAAATTTAATAATAGCGAAAATTACAAAAAAGAAAGGCAGAGAGCCTTTGGCGGAGCGGAAGAAGAACTGATCAGCGTGATTGTATCGCATCGCCGGGTCTTTGCAGCGGTGCAGCCGTATATCAAAGCCGAGCATTTTCAAAATGAGTTTTATCGGAAGCTGTTTGAATTGACGGCGGCGGTCTATGAAGAGGGAGGGACACCGGATCCGGTGGTTATGATGCATCATTTTCCGGAGGTCGGTGACCAGAAAAAGATTGCGTCGCTCTTCAGCCGCAGACTGGAGCCGGATAATCAGGCGCAGCTGGAGCAGCTGATTACCGATGCGGTGCGGACGATGCGGGAGTTTGCCTTGAAAGAAAAGCAGAAACAGGAAAAGGATCCAAACGAGCTGCTGAAGATGATTGAGGAAAAGAAAAAATTATTGCAGTTTAAAATAGAGTTGGGCGATTAG
- a CDS encoding DUF368 domain-containing protein produces MKPEEQTLQTDRKNYGLTALILMLKGFFMGVADVIPGVSGGTIALIVGIYEELIDTISGYDGQMLGLLFAGKWQALIKRMNLRFLLPLVLGIGAAIFSLASVMTYLLTYHEALTFAVFFGLILGSVVLMSKDLKRTAVSFGFLAAGAVLLFWLVGLLPMETPATLAAFFFSGVVAICAMILPGISGSFILLLLGKYKQIMAVVKSPFADNHIFIILVFAAGAVIGIIGFSKLLKWALKHYHDALFAFLIGMMLGSLRKLWPFSGITNPFSAAALARVGLAFAGLAVILVIHRIEACRAGKSCPLKKKQN; encoded by the coding sequence GTGAAACCGGAGGAACAGACTTTACAGACAGACAGGAAAAATTATGGCCTGACAGCGCTGATTTTAATGCTGAAAGGTTTTTTTATGGGGGTGGCGGACGTGATTCCCGGAGTGTCCGGCGGTACGATTGCCTTGATTGTCGGGATTTATGAGGAATTGATTGACACCATCAGCGGTTATGACGGGCAGATGCTGGGACTGTTATTCGCCGGCAAATGGCAGGCGCTGATTAAACGAATGAACCTGCGCTTTTTGCTGCCCTTGGTATTGGGCATTGGGGCGGCAATTTTCAGCCTGGCCAGCGTAATGACTTATTTACTGACCTATCATGAAGCACTGACTTTTGCCGTGTTTTTCGGTTTGATTTTAGGCTCGGTTGTTTTGATGAGCAAGGATTTGAAGCGGACAGCCGTCAGTTTTGGCTTTTTGGCGGCAGGGGCGGTTCTCCTTTTTTGGCTGGTCGGTTTGTTGCCGATGGAAACGCCGGCAACGCTGGCAGCTTTCTTTTTCAGCGGAGTGGTAGCGATTTGCGCCATGATTTTGCCGGGCATATCGGGTTCTTTTATCCTGCTGCTGCTGGGCAAATATAAACAGATTATGGCAGTGGTCAAATCGCCTTTTGCCGATAATCATATTTTTATTATCTTGGTTTTTGCCGCCGGCGCGGTCATCGGCATTATCGGTTTTTCTAAGCTGTTAAAATGGGCGTTAAAGCACTATCATGATGCTTTGTTTGCTTTTTTAATTGGTATGATGCTCGGTTCGCTTCGCAAGCTCTGGCCTTTTAGCGGTATCACTAACCCGTTTTCAGCGGCGGCGCTGGCTCGGGTCGGACTGGCTTTTGCGGGACTGGCAGTTATTTTGGTTATTCATCGAATAGAAGCTTGTCGGGCGGGGAAAAGCTGTCCGCTGAAAAAAAAGCAGAACTGA
- the asnB gene encoding asparagine synthase (glutamine-hydrolyzing) produces MCGFVGFIDEIERKEQIIKDMADKIIHRGPDEDGYYVGEHAALGFRRLSIVDLELSHQPMYSADRKKVMVFNGEIYNYRELKAELTAQGKTFQTNGDTEVLLTAYETYGQDVLNKLRGMFAFAVYDIEKKQLFAARDFFGIKPFYYAPNMGGSFLFGSEIKAFLPHPNFVKELDEAVLENYLSFQYSVTEDCFFKGVKKLPPAHYLIYDETGCRTYRYWEPKFAAREMPLEEAVDAIDRQMMESVEAHKIADVEVGCFLSSGVDSSYVASVFSGNRKTFTVGFDYDKYNETEYAKSLSQKIGVECYDKIIDTREYWEVLPRLQYYLDEPLADPAAIALYFVSNIAREHVKVVMSGEGADEIFGGYRIYHEPLSLAKYEKLPLFLRKGAAAVAGVLPNIKGKSFLRRGALTVEERFIGNANIFSVRERQKLLKRSGLAKTPQEITRPFYDKVKDQPDITKMQYLDLHLWMVGDILLKADKMSMANSLELRVPFLDKEVMALAGELPVDYRVNQKNTKYAMRLAAKRHLPEEVAKRRKLGFPVPIRVWLRQDKFYYMVRNAFLSETAERYFHTDQLLRLLERHRADEEDNSRKIWTVYMFLLWYEKYFTEIHGLESAIKEAFER; encoded by the coding sequence ATGTGCGGATTTGTAGGTTTTATTGATGAAATTGAAAGAAAAGAGCAGATTATAAAGGATATGGCCGATAAGATTATTCATCGCGGCCCGGACGAGGATGGTTACTATGTAGGGGAACATGCTGCACTTGGCTTTCGCCGGCTCAGTATTGTGGATTTGGAGTTATCGCATCAGCCGATGTACAGCGCCGACCGCAAAAAAGTAATGGTCTTTAATGGCGAAATCTATAATTATCGGGAGCTGAAAGCGGAACTGACGGCGCAGGGCAAAACCTTTCAGACCAACGGCGATACCGAGGTTTTGCTGACGGCCTATGAAACTTACGGTCAGGATGTGCTGAATAAATTAAGAGGGATGTTTGCCTTTGCTGTTTATGATATTGAAAAGAAACAGCTGTTTGCAGCCAGAGACTTTTTTGGCATCAAACCGTTTTATTATGCGCCGAACATGGGCGGCAGCTTTTTATTCGGTTCGGAAATTAAGGCTTTTTTGCCGCATCCGAACTTTGTCAAAGAGCTGGATGAGGCGGTGCTGGAAAATTATTTGTCGTTTCAGTATTCGGTCACTGAGGACTGCTTTTTTAAAGGCGTCAAAAAACTGCCGCCGGCACATTATTTGATTTATGATGAAACCGGCTGCCGGACTTACCGCTATTGGGAGCCGAAGTTTGCCGCCAGGGAAATGCCCCTGGAGGAGGCGGTTGATGCGATTGACCGGCAGATGATGGAGTCGGTCGAGGCGCATAAAATCGCCGATGTTGAAGTTGGCTGCTTTTTGTCCTCAGGCGTCGATTCCAGCTATGTCGCCTCGGTCTTTTCCGGCAACCGCAAGACTTTTACGGTTGGGTTTGATTATGATAAATATAATGAAACCGAATATGCCAAAAGCTTATCGCAAAAAATAGGGGTCGAGTGTTATGACAAGATCATTGACACCAGGGAATATTGGGAAGTCCTGCCCCGGCTTCAGTATTATTTGGATGAACCGCTGGCCGACCCGGCGGCAATTGCGCTGTATTTTGTATCCAATATTGCTAGAGAGCATGTCAAGGTAGTGATGTCGGGCGAGGGGGCTGATGAGATTTTCGGCGGTTACCGGATTTATCACGAGCCGCTCAGTTTGGCTAAATATGAAAAACTGCCTTTGTTCCTGCGAAAGGGTGCGGCAGCGGTGGCCGGGGTTTTGCCGAATATTAAGGGCAAGAGCTTTTTGCGTCGGGGGGCTTTGACGGTCGAGGAGCGATTTATCGGCAACGCCAATATTTTTTCGGTCAGGGAGCGGCAGAAGCTGTTGAAACGTTCCGGTCTGGCCAAGACGCCGCAGGAGATTACAAGACCCTTTTACGATAAAGTTAAGGATCAGCCGGATATTACCAAAATGCAGTATTTGGATCTGCATCTGTGGATGGTCGGTGATATTTTGCTGAAAGCCGATAAAATGAGTATGGCTAATTCGCTTGAACTCCGGGTACCGTTTTTGGATAAGGAAGTGATGGCCTTAGCCGGCGAGTTGCCGGTGGATTACCGGGTCAATCAAAAAAACACCAAATACGCCATGCGGCTGGCTGCTAAAAGGCATTTGCCGGAGGAAGTAGCGAAACGGCGCAAACTCGGTTTTCCGGTGCCGATTCGGGTCTGGCTGCGGCAGGATAAGTTTTATTATATGGTCAGGAACGCTTTTTTGTCGGAAACGGCCGAGCGCTATTTTCATACCGATCAGCTGCTGCGCCTGTTAGAGCGGCACCGGGCGGATGAGGAGGATAACAGCCGCAAGATTTGGACGGTATATATGTTCCTGCTCTGGTATGAAAAATATTTTACG
- a CDS encoding glycosyl transferase family 1, with protein sequence MRVQIYMGGFRYIRKSGIGRAILHQTRSLEAAGIETTNSWWKPADIIHINTIFPDSVIASRIAKMQGKSVVYYAHSTEEDFRNSFKGSNWLAPFFKRWIQFCYNLGDIIITPTEYSKSLLRKYGIDKQIYPISNGIDIYFFLPNDKKKQSFRQKYGIAEGTPVIISAGHFIARKGIIEFADLARQMPNAEFMWFGNTNLSIVPQAVRDVVENPPKNLHFPGFVTPNELRDAYCGADVFAFMTHEETEGIVVLEALACGISVVVRDIPVYDHWLEADVHVCKAKTTEEFKEKIESILRGEKLQLRENGLKIARQRSMKEIGLKLKAIYEKEGFVK encoded by the coding sequence ATGAGAGTACAAATCTATATGGGAGGATTTCGTTATATTCGTAAAAGCGGAATCGGGAGAGCGATTTTGCATCAAACCAGAAGTTTGGAAGCGGCAGGAATCGAAACGACCAATTCATGGTGGAAACCCGCGGATATAATTCATATTAATACCATCTTTCCGGATTCTGTGATTGCCAGCCGTATTGCCAAGATGCAGGGAAAGTCGGTCGTTTATTATGCTCATTCTACGGAAGAAGATTTTCGCAATTCCTTTAAGGGTTCAAATTGGCTGGCTCCGTTTTTTAAGCGCTGGATACAGTTTTGTTATAATTTGGGGGATATTATTATTACTCCCACTGAGTATTCCAAGAGTTTACTCCGAAAATACGGAATTGATAAACAAATTTATCCGATTTCCAATGGAATTGATATTTATTTTTTCTTGCCGAATGATAAGAAAAAGCAAAGTTTTCGTCAAAAGTATGGCATTGCCGAGGGGACACCGGTGATTATATCGGCTGGTCATTTTATTGCCAGAAAAGGAATTATCGAATTTGCCGATTTGGCAAGGCAAATGCCAAATGCCGAGTTTATGTGGTTTGGCAATACCAATTTGTCCATTGTTCCGCAAGCAGTTCGGGATGTAGTGGAAAATCCGCCGAAAAACTTGCATTTTCCGGGATTTGTTACACCGAATGAATTGCGGGATGCCTATTGTGGTGCGGATGTATTTGCGTTTATGACCCATGAAGAAACCGAGGGCATTGTGGTACTGGAAGCATTGGCGTGCGGGATATCGGTGGTTGTTCGGGATATTCCGGTGTATGACCATTGGCTGGAAGCGGATGTTCATGTCTGCAAAGCAAAGACGACAGAAGAATTTAAAGAAAAGATTGAATCTATTTTGCGTGGAGAAAAGCTGCAATTAAGAGAAAACGGATTGAAAATAGCAAGGCAAAGAAGTATGAAAGAAATTGGCTTAAAGCTCAAAGCCATTTATGAAAAAGAAGGATTTGTGAAATAA
- a CDS encoding shikimate kinase translates to MKQNNVILIGMSGSGKSTLGVILAKRIGYDFVDTDLLIQQKYHKLLQEIIDTEGNAEFARKEEAVLREVDFKRTVISTGGSAVYYEKAMENLKRQGIVVYLAVPYQEILRRIISPGKRGILIPEGLTLEDVCREREPLYRKYADIILPVTRERTEKTVQRLQQAVKEFVL, encoded by the coding sequence ATGAAGCAAAACAATGTGATTCTGATTGGTATGTCGGGTTCGGGCAAATCAACACTGGGAGTAATTTTAGCCAAGCGCATCGGCTATGACTTTGTGGATACGGATTTGCTGATTCAACAGAAATATCATAAGTTATTGCAGGAAATTATTGATACCGAGGGCAATGCCGAGTTTGCCCGCAAGGAAGAAGCCGTCCTCAGGGAGGTTGATTTTAAGCGGACCGTCATTTCTACCGGCGGCAGTGCGGTTTATTATGAAAAAGCAATGGAAAACCTGAAACGGCAGGGCATAGTCGTATATTTGGCAGTTCCTTATCAGGAAATCCTGCGCCGGATTATTTCGCCGGGCAAGCGGGGAATTCTGATTCCGGAAGGCCTGACCCTGGAAGATGTTTGCCGGGAAAGAGAGCCGCTGTACCGTAAGTACGCCGATATTATTTTGCCGGTCACGCGGGAGAGAACAGAAAAAACGGTTCAAAGGCTGCAGCAGGCAGTCAAGGAATTTGTATTATAG